CAAGATTGATACTCCCCTCGCCTATATATCCCTCGAAAGTATCTTGTCCCAGGTTCAATGCTTCAAATCAAGTTTTTAGGTCGGCGTGTCGGCATCTCTGGAAAGGATACAGCATGCTTCAACCCCACGGTTGGAATGCTTCTTGGGGGGCAAGTCAATACATACTGGGAAAGTCCTTTGTCGTGGCTGTCGTATGTTCCTCCCAGGGCTTACTTCCTAAGACTCAGCGCCTGGTGGCCAGCATCTTCCAGGAGACGCATGCCATATCTTGTTAATTGGAAAGCTGCAAGGGGCTCGAAGGGAAATTTGGTCTTCAGGACGGTTCCAAACTGAGTCCATGGGCCAACAACATGTTGCTTTCTTTGTCTCTTGCGTGTTTTCCTGAACCTCAAGGCGATTTGAAAGAGTCTGACTGAAGATATCATCACCACGAAACGATATAGCTATACATCTCTTATCTCCAGGCAGGATCTTTGGTCAAGCGCTCCCTGTGTATGTATATTGATACATTAGCCGGCGCAAACTTGCTTTGTAGGATTGCTGGATGCTGGAAGCTTACCcttcttatatatacttgCAGGATCCCAGAGACACAAGAAGGAAACAGTGAGATGGAAGCTCAGGTCTTGCCTCACTTTCCAGTGAAGATATTCCAGTCAACGTGATCCAGCCAGGTCGGGAAGCACGTGCGTATCCTGGGTGGTAGACTCAGCCCGAGGCTCGCTCTTCACCCACTAGATCTATACTACATCATTTCCATGCCTCTCCATCATTGGTATCATCACAGCTGTCTCAACGGCATCATACCGACTGCTAGCCCTCGCGAGCCAAGTCGTGAGAGACCTGAATTGCCTATTGTCTCCGGCGAAGACGAAAGACACTTCAGGGCGCTTCAGCATAGGGACAAGAGACATAGTGTTcaattataatagatttagGCGCTTCCTTCTCATATCCAGGTGATACATGAGAACCTCGTCTGCAGTTTCCTGCAGACATTGTCAGTTCCTAAGACATACGTAACGAAATCAACGATCCTACTGCGCCAGCACAACGCCAGATGCGATACACAGTGCCAATGTTATAAATATAGACTAACACGGAAGGTTGAATTGCCCGATTGTAAGCGTATATGTTGTATATAAGTCAGGGGGCAATGACAGctcaaggaaaaggaagaagtgGGAAGCAATGAGATATACATACCTCAGGACCGCATATAGAGGGGTCAGTGGGAGTCTGGTTTTCTTCCGAAAGGGGTGCCAACTCGTCACGAAACTGAAATGCTTGTTACTATTTTGGCAAATGTAAAATATGTCCCAAACGGCAAAAGGCTTCTTTCTTCGCCTCTTCCATATGTTGCACGAACCCATACAATTGATCATTTGCTCTGCCAACACTGGCATCTCAACGATATCAACGTCAGTAGCCGCAGTATACCACACTCACTAATCGCCCGTTGTCCCCAATCACTTTTCCTATCTGTGACGTTGCCTAAGTAAAACTTGGCATAACGTGGGTAACAGCGTACCAACAGCGTTTTCCCTTGCCAACGTCACTCGGCCAAAAATGGAAAAGGTTACACAAACACATAGCAAGAGATACATGAGCCTGTATACTAACCCGGGTACCTTTGCCATAAGTGCGCAATCATATGCTAGACATATAGTCTAATGCTGTGACTTGAACACGCACTCGCTCAGCAAACTGTGTCACCAACAAAGACCACAAGCATCAAGACCATACCACCATGTGCAAACATAGACTTAGACACCCTAGGCTACACCAACATACCAAAAATGCGGAAGCATCTGGTATTAAACACAAGCCGCATGTCCCGTATTGTGCTTGTAGGTAATTGTTGTACCTCACTTCAAGTCAAGTCACATATCACAGCCTCAGGCTTAACTAGGTAAATTCCGTCTTTTTGCAACAAAAAACATGGCCCCAACAACCATGCTCTGATAAAAACATGCTCTTATACCTTCTTCGCTTCCCTCTAACCACCCAATAAATATCTCCATCACTTTTACGAGCCTCTAACCCTCCCAAGTGACAATCATGATTCCAGAACAAGGAAACGAATCGTAAATAATCACATTACTGCCACACTTGTACGGTATGTCTAAAACCGAGACAAAGCTTTCGATACATCATGATCCTTTCAACGCCCGCTTTGCTTCTGTTGTTCATCTCTAAGCGACCGACGCGATGACTAGCGCAGCCACATTCTCCTCTTCGCTTCGCACCGTGATCTTTGTCGTGACACCAGTTTTTGATGAGTAAGCCATCCGTACGTTGGCAACCACCCGACCTCCACCAACTGTCTtgccgagaagcttgagagtgTGGGTGGTCTGGTTAACGGGCACATCAGTACCCTCGAGAGGCTGGAGCGACAAAGCCTTTGTAAGCTGCTCTGTAGCGTCTGTGAAATTGTTAATGCCATGTCTTCTATGAACTCAGCAATCGACTTACCCGCAATGCTCTCCATACCGCTCAATTGGAGGGTTTCTGTGACCTCCTCTCCAGAAGCACCAACCTGTTCCCAGATGTGGCTGAAGTTGCCAGCGAATGTGGGAATGACGTAGTCACTGCCAGCAAGGTCGAATTCGGCCACCTCGTACTCATCATCGTAGCCGGAATCCTCGGGCTCACCTGTTGAGGGGTCGATCTCCTTGCTGGTGAACTTGAGGACGTTGGAGAAGGTAGAGATGGGCAGGGAAGCCTCGCCGCCAACCTTCTTAAAAGCGACATAGACCTTGCCGGGCTCATCAGTTGCAAGTTTCTCAGCCTGTATGATGAAGAcctcctcgagctcctcctcgtctgcgGGAGTAGCGACAACGGAGACGTTCTCAAGGACAGTGTCGGGCAAGGTGTTCTTAATCTCATATTGGAGGACAATGTGCTCCTTGAAGATGTGCTTGACCAGGCTGACAACGTACTCAGTCTCGGCCTCAGTGAGCTCGATAACAGGTGAAGACTTGAGGACACTGCCAAACTCCTTCATCTCGGGGATCTCGAGCAGCTCCTGGGCATACCGTTGAGCCTGAGCAGAGGCAGAAGCAACAGCCTCGGCTCCGGTAGGCTTGGTGGGGCCAACCTTGGGAGCCTTGAGTGTAGGGGCAGTGGCAATCAGCTTCTTGGATCGGTCCTCAGCGTCGGCCTGCTCCCGAGTAACCACAGGAATCTTGGCAATATCGAAAGGACTATCGAAAGCGGACTTGTCGTCTGATGTGACGTAGAGGACAAGCTGCTGCTCGAAGTATGGAAGAGAGAACATGTTCTCTGTTTGCGCATTAGCAGTAATCCACAGTCATCTGTTAATTCATGCTCACCATTCTTGACAAATCGAGCAgccatctcatcatcctcctcattcaTGAGCTTCAGGTTGAGGGCAGCACGATCACGgacctcatcatcgacatcatccaAGCATCGTGTGAGGAGGACACGGACACTGCTCTTAACCTCAGGGTCCTTCTGGCCAACACCGAACTTGGCGAGGGCAgtgacagcagcagctcgcACAATGGCGTTCTCAAGAACAACTCGGTTGTAAATATATCGGATATACTTGGTAGGCTGAGCGGTCTTGGGACCCTCGAGACCGATAAGGTGAAGAATGCGGACTGCCAGCTTAGTGAACTCGCAATCCTCAATAAATTCGCAGAGGTGGGCGAGCGCATCCTCCTTGGAATCAGGGACAAACTTGATCAAATCGAACATGCTCTCCACAACAGCCCTCTTAAACTCGTATCCGCCCTCATCGCGCAGTATACCACTGAGGAAGGTAAGCATACCAGCTTGCTTGCTGGGAAACTTGAGGCACAAGGTTCGGATAGCCTCCACAATTGTGATCTTGAACTCGTCGGTAATCTCGGACATGAAGGTGGAAATCTGCTTCATTAACCTGTCGACACTGGCCTCGTTACCGGTCTTAAGGAGCGTGGTGATGGCGAAAGTGGCAATGGATCGGTTGCtgttggagatgagaagctcGATATCGGGATTGCAGGCGTTGACGGCGGTAGGCTTGAAGCTGGCAAAGTTGTGGAGGATTCGGAGAGCGGCGAACTTGGTAACAGCGCGGGGAGAGGTGAGGAAAAGCTGAAGAACGTGGACAGCTTGCGCTACCTCAACATCAGTAACATCTCGCATGTCGCAGATAGCTTTGGCAGCCTCAAAGTTGACCATTTCGCTCTTGTGTCGCAGCCAGCCATCGAGAAGCTGCATCATGGGTTTCCTCAACGAAGCGTCCTCCTCAGCGAGCTGTGCAGCAAGTCGAACCAGCATGATGATAGCAGCGGGGTTCTTGAGAGCACCAGGAGCGCCGAATTGCTGAACCATCTTGACAAGGGCCATTCGGTCGTGCATGCGCATCTGATATAGGAGTCCGACAGCGTGGTATTGCGACATGGTCGAGTGGTTCATAGGAACTTGGCTGCTTGAGGTGGAGAATCCCAGGGAGAAGCCACCAGAGGACTTGCTGGAAGCAGCGGCCTCCTGGGTCTCGCTCTGCCATCGTCGGACGACATCCTTGGCAATGGGAAGGAGGTGGTATGAGGAAACGAGGGCGGCAGATGATACGGAGGGGTTCTTATCGACAATTGCGGTCTTCATAACTCGTTCGATCGATTGCACGGTCGTGGCCTTTACAGTGTCAGCTTCCAGGGGTGTCGGTGTATCTTATGGCAAAGCAACCTACATCAATAATACGGCAGAGGGCGCGGATGGCATTGGGTCGGTAGATAGCGTCGGTGCTGCCGCCAGTATCTTTCATAATCGTGCTGGTAACCATAATAATATCCTCAGCTGAGTTGGCGAGCTCCTTGATAACAAGGTGGACCATCTGTCGGAGACTGGCATCCTTGTTCTGGAAGAGCTTCGAGATACCGAAGAAGAGGGTTGTAGCTTCGTTGGTGGGGAACTTCTCTCCTGTGTAGAGAAGGAGAGCGATCTTGGTAAGCAAAATGCGACATCGTCGAGGCTGAATAGGGGAGCTGTTGAAGAGTCGTGCTGTTGAACTATTTAGCTTCACTGTGGGGGGGGAGAATAGGAATAAGGCGATTGTGGGAGACGGACCTTCTTGGAAGACTTGAGTTCGGTCAACCTTGACCAGCCCGAGGTCGGCGTCTTCGTCCTTCTTGCCGTAACTCATGCTGGGCAACTGGGTTGAGGTAAAAGGTTTGGTCGAGGGAGACTTGAGGTTGCGGTCGAGGCGCTCCTAAGGTAGAATCACCACGTCGCAGTTACGCTTCAGGGATGAGTGGTGCCGCATCACGTGATCTTATCAGCCCCTTATCGGACGGGATTCGTGTCAACTTTGGCATTGGCTTCAGCTTGGAGGTCGACGGTAGAAGGTCAATTGCCAAATCTTCGGTCTTTTATAGTGATTAAGCTTTCTCTCGTGTCTTTCATCTTTGCATCTCTCATGTATTTGGCATTTTCATATCCTATTGTCCCACTGGTATGGCCACCGTCCTAAGGCaaggttgctgctggagaaTGGAGCACGACAGCTTCAGGTACCCGCAGCGTTTCAGATGCTcaattaaacttatattgaTGCTCTAACGTCTCCTAATAGCTTGAATAACTACTAGAAATTGTGTAATACATTATGATTATCATATTTATATGTCAAAAAAGAGTTCCTGAGGCCTTTTCCATAGCTCTCATCTTCAAAAGGTGACATCATGTCGACCCTGAATCCATCCGCCCACTCTAAACTTCCAGCCGGACCCAATTTTCCGGGTCGCATTAAATCCCCAGCTTCAttctctcaacctcaatccaCGAACCAACTTGTCGCCCAGGATGAAGTCTGTGACACGAGTACCACTTCGCATTGCGCCTCGGCTCGTCCAGCGTCCGGCCTTTGTCCGCCCAATTCACTCGACCGTTCTCAAGGCCGCCAATGTCGCTCCAGTGGTTGGCACTGGCCCGCCACCTGAGCCACCGATCCAACCCGCCGAAAATGTCCATCAGCGAGTTGCGAGGCGGAGAAAGCAGGCTGAGATGCTCAAGAATGCTAAAGAGCTTCGAAATGCCAGTTCTGGAAAGGGAGGCGGTGGTTTGAAGAAGCGATTCTGGAAAGATGTTTCTGTGAAGGAAGTTGACGGTAAGACAAATACTTTTACCCCACCATCAAAGCGTATGCTGATGAGATACAGGTGCTCTTCAAGTCTTCCTCGATACTCGACCGTTGAGACACCCTGTGTCAAAGGAGATCGTTCGAATTCCCATCACCAAGCCCGATCTTGCTTCCGCTCTCGCCCTCGAATGGGATCTTTTGACTTCTGCACAAGATGCTACAAGACATCATTTGATCCCTCTTACAAGTCTTGCATGCCGAGCTCTCGATATCGCCGAGGCTGATAACACGCCTGGGGGCGAAATCTCAGAGGTCCGAGATGCCATTGCTACAACATTATTACGATACCTCGATACCGATTCCATTCTCTGCTGGAACCCTCCTGCAGGAGCGCACGATCTCAAGAATGAAGCTGGAGAGTCGCTACGAGATGTACAGAAGCGCACAGCCGAGGAGATTGTGTCTTTCCTGACAACACATGTTTGGCCaggcatcaccatcaacccaGTCCTAGACGGTCACTCCATCTTGCCTCAGTCACAGGCACCTGGAGTTCGCGAGATCGTTCAAGGCTGGATCACTGGTCTCGATGCTTTCGAGATTGCTGGACTCGAGCGTGCCACATTGGCTGGCAAGAGTCTCATTGCTGCTGCACGATTCGTTGTTGAGTGGACCGAGGGGTCAGTTGCAAGGGGTCATTTGAACCCTGGCAAGAAGTTTGGTGTCGAAGAAGCCGCTGTCGCTACCAGCCTTGAAGTTGACTGGCAGACTGGACAGTGGGGAGAGGTCGAGGATACCCATGATGTTAACAAGGAGGATGTGAGAAGACAGCTAGGCAGCGTTGCACTGTTGGTGTCTGGCACAGGTTTGAAGGCGTAAATAAAATGAGACTGGATAGATGGCATGACTTGTAAAATATAACGACCTGTAAATTACCAGCTAGATAAAAAGGTTTTGGAACCCCTGAGATTGACTAGATAGATCAAAATTAAACACATTGAGGATTACCTTTCTTGGGTTCTCATCCTTATGTCTCTGTCTCCAACTTTCATCAAGTCGTTAGCTAATATCCTCAGCACGCCTGTTCATAGCCCCTTTCTGCGTTCCAAGAACGCGCTGCAACATTGAGTTTCAATGAGGCCGCCCGTTGGGACTCGTAGCAAAGTGGCTTGCGTGCCATTAAGCGTAAACGTCGTTGTACATGGCTTGCTCATCGTCAATGTAATCTTGAAAAGTCATGATGTCCTACCCTACATGGGCATCGCGAACAAGGATTCCACGCCAGGGCTGAGAGCCATCTGCCCAAATAAAGTAGTAAAACAGACACGCGCCAGTGCATTCGGGTAAAAACTCTGATCATCGAGTGGCAGGCTAGGATATGCTTGAGAAATGAGGTGGGAGATCAACCGAACGTTACTGTAGATAAACTTCCGATCGTTTAATTCTTGCAACCACAAGAATCAGCATCCGTGAGCTTAATTTCCACAAACAACAGGGTCATGCTTGATTGTGTGCCCAATCGCTTCACTGGTTTGCATCTAACGTTTCACTTTTATGCGACCAAAGAATAAGCATGTACATAACATGTCGTATTTCCCCCaagcctctctctctcattctACCAAATGTCCGTTGCTGCCGTTCTTTCAACTGTGGCACAAGGCGCAGAGCCAAGGAACAAAATCGCCAAGGGCAGAGATCCCTAATCCCAATTGAGCTTCAAGGACATCATCCACTACAAAAGGCCGCGCAAGCCGCCTACTCTTCTGATTTTTAAGCTGAAGGCTAGAGCCTAGCCCTATTGCCACACTGCATCCTTCAACTGGCCAAGACACTACAGTGATTGCTGTGCTTCTTGTGATCAGGAAGACGGCTAGGACGGCGAGTCTCATTGGGAAATGACCGAAGATCTGCTTGGTTGGGGTTAGCCTGGTTGCTAGGAAGAGAGGCGGAGTCATGATAAATGAGCCAAGCTGAATCGATCACGTCTGTAACGTGAGAcatgggggggggggggctaGCGAGCCTTGAATTGGCACTCTGATTCAACGTAGAGAAAGCCATTGTTAGACAGAGACAAATAATAGATGTCTCTTGTGAGCTAGGGAGAAGAGACTCACCAGCATAAGACATGCTCTGAATAGAAACAAGTTACACAACAGAGCCTTCTTATGCGCAAAACAACGCCCCAAAGCCCAATTATGCAGGTCCAAAACCCCTACGTCAAGGACTCTTCAGCCGTACCGTATTACCCAACGTCTAAGCAAACGCCGAGACCACCAGCCAAGCACATCCCGCTAATTCCGTCCCTTTAGATCCTAGCACATCCACCAACCAAGGCACAGCCCGGGGGTGAGGTAGGCAGGGAAAACGCCACTGGGGAGCCTTGGAGTTGTTAGTTTAAAGACGAGGcagcctctcttcttccctgggGACGTTGTCAGAAACCGTTGTAGCCTTTTGCAAACAACATCACAGAAGTCATCATGAGGTGGACCACGATAACTACAGCCGCAGCCCTGCTCGGCGGCGTTGACGCCATTAGCTTCCCGAGATCGAAAGCCGGTAAAGGTTATCTGTCGATGCACGTTGGTACGGTGGAGCGAAACAAGAATAAGCAGCACGACAAGCGTCAAGATGGTGACGCTATCGCCGTTCGACTCGAGAACAAAGATTTCTTTTACGCGACAGACAGTATGTCACTTTGTTCTTCATAACTAACTACAGTTGTTAATATGCTATAGTTGAAATCGGTACCCCTCCTCAAAAAGTCACAGTCCTTCTTGATACCGGCTCCAACGAACTCTGGGTGAACCCCGACTGCGAAGAAGCTCAATCCGCTACTCAATACAACCAATGTCTTGACTTTGGACAATACGACCCCCGAAAGTCAAAGACGCCGCCCATCGGTCCTTTTGGTGGCGAGACACTCAACTATGGCGACGCGTCCGACTCATCAACGCATACATCTGCGACGATTCGATACTATACAGATCTCATGACATTTGGAGACTCAAAGTTGAGAAATCAgacttttggtgttttggtcgAGAGCAATGGTATCTCACAGGGTATCCTAGGTCTTGCGCCTGATCTGCGGGCTGGCTTTGACGGCGATGAGCCTTATAGCTTATTGCTCACTTCCATGGCTGACCAGGGACTTATCAACAGCCGGGTGTTCGCGCTTGATCTGCGACACTCGGATGATACCGAGGGTGCTTTGATCTATGGCGGTATTGATCGCAGCAAGTATATCGGCAACCTGGAGACACGGCCTATCATCCGTGGTGAGGGTGGTGAGTACCGTCTCGCCGTTGAGTTGGATAGCCTCGGTGTCACTATTAGCGGTGATACAGAGAACATTCGTGTCTCGAGCTCTGATTCCAACGTCATGCTCGACTCTGGAACGACTCTCACCCGCATGCACATGTCGGTCGCGCGACCAATTCTGGAGGCTCTCGATGCTCAGAACGATGGTGAGGGCTTTTACATGACCGACTGTGAAAACCGCGACCTCGATGGCACGGTTGATTTTGGGTTCGgtgacaagatcatcaaagttGCCTTCAGCGACTTTATTCTCGAGCTTGGACCTGGAACGTGCTACATTGGTCTTGTACCTACCAGCGACCAGCAGATTCTTGGTGACTCTGTTCTACGAGCCGGATACTTCGTCTTCGACTGGGATAACAAGGAGGTCCATCTTGCTCAGGCTGCTAATTGTGGTGATGAGGACATTGTTGCTGTCGGATCTGGCTCTGACGCTGTGCCCAGTGAGACTGGCAAGTGTAAGAGTTCTGATATCACAGCCACTGGACGTGTAAGTCATGACACCTCGCGTACACCTGCGTGATTAAACTGACAACCTTGATAGGCGGCTACTGCTACTGGCACAGGCGGCTCGTTCCCTACCTCTGCGTACACCACCACTTACACCATCACTTCATGTCCCGACTTCGAACGCGACTGTGCCACAGGCGTCGTGACGACACAGACTTTCAGCGGTCGACCAACCGTCACAATCACTGCTGGAGCCGGTAGTGGcggtgacgacgatgacaatGCCGCATGGCAGCCTGCACCCCTCAGCTGGGTGTTTGCTGTCATTGGCGGTTTTGCTCTCGGAGTCAACTTGCTATAGTGGGAGATATGGTTGTACATATTTTAATGACATCTCTTGGACATGACGACTGTAATTGAATAGACCGCATTTAGGGTATGCGCGGCATACAGCATACGGCGGCGTTTGATCTTTGCATTCTCACCTTGTACTCATGAATTGCGTGACTTGGAAATTGCCTCAGCTGTACTGGGCCTCATCGCGTGTATGCTGTGTTCAGTGAAGGGGAGCACAGCATATCATGGCTTCACGATCGGGAGATACTTTCGGAGAATTTCTTCCCTCGATGTAGACTTTTTGTGCACCCGTCGTGTAGGATCAACGTGCTTTACTCGTGGTGCCGCAACAGCTGACAGCCACATCTTGCGCAACGCGGGAGGAAGACTTCGGATATCTCGGGAGACACTCTGTATCCATGAAGAATTGGTCGCTCATGTCTGTGTAATCGTAATCGCGGTAGTTTATTAagtcttcttccttgagaAACATCGGCGCCCTGCTGTCCAATGCAGAATCGCGAAGGTCGATGAATGGCATCTCTCTTGAAGCTCTCACAAAGGCAGTCGTGCATCTCCAGGGAGGTGCCAGATTTCTGAGTCAGAGAGTAACATCGTACCCCTGTTTCGCAATTCTAATGGGTGATGGCTCTTAGCGGTGAGTAAAAGACGACAAATCGAACTCTGATCGGATTCAAGCTGAGAGAGTTGTCGGTTCCAGTAGGCGAAGTCGTTATGGCGGGAAGCAACAGAACTAGGTTGTAGGagtcaatctcatcaacacaCAAAAAGCAGCATATGATAGTCTGTGATCGGTAGCCATGAACAAGTGTGTAGTTGCTCTTGATGAGTAATTTCGGTATCTGGCAACATTCTATCTGCCTTTTTAGGCAATCTGAGTTCATTCTGACTGGTGGACGTCAGCGCGGGTAAGAAACGTGCAACGGTAAGCTTACTTGAGCTTAAATCGACTTTCGCTGGGAGCATTAGCGATAGAAGTCGCTCACATAGTACAGTACAGCTTCTTCCCTCTCCATAGCACCGTGAACGAAATCGCAATCTATGGTTACTTAGACAGGAATTCTCATGGAGGGACAAGGCTCCTTATCGAGACGGAAGACGTTGGACATGGCGGAATTAGGGCGGAATTCAATGCAAGCCACATACCGAGGCATCAAGGATACGGTCCACATCCTCTACCCCAATTCCTGCAACAAATCCAACAATAGAAGACATACAGAAGCTACTAAGCTCAAAATACTCAATACCAAGAAATACTCTCAACCTTAATTGTTTTTAGTCACATGCACCTTGCCTTCAGCTTTGACCCCTAAGCATGATCTACCTACGTAACCCTATGGCAACGACCCTATTATCTCTACCTCGGCTGGCACACCGAGGTCTTGAGATTTGAATCGTAGCTAATAGGGCCAAGGTTGGTGTAATGCGGAGATAGTGGGAATCAAACCGCGCTAAATTGGGTCTTCCCCAGATTTGGAGGAACCCCCCGAAgcgacaaggagaagagagaagcagGGAACCAACGACGTAGTACATATTCAGCTCCTCAtctttttttccccttcCTTTCCTCTATTCTCATcattctctcctcttccctcTAATCTCTGAATACCCTCCCTCTAATCCCTATTCAAGATGGTCTTCTATCCTCCTCCCTCGGTTAGCCTGCCCTTCGGTAAACTGCCCCCGTCGCCAATTTCAAGCTCCTCTGCTCACATTCCTTAGAACCTCCCGAGTCAATCACCATCCCggacttcatcttcagcgatAAGCACGCTCGCAAGCCTATTGCTCAGTCCAGAAATCCCTTCACATGCGGTATTTCTGGTAAGACGTACACCACAGAGGAGGTGATACAGcgtgagaagcttctcgcgCGCGCTCTTGTAAAGCGCCTTGGCTATGATGTCCACGATGGAACCGAGTGGGACAGAGTAGTGGCGCTATTCTCAGTCAACACTGTACGTTTGAGTTCAGTCACACAAAAATCCAACTAACGTATAAGATCGACTACATTACCATGACCCATGCTGTTCACCGTTTGAACGGAATCGTCACACCCGCCAGTGCCGCATATTCTGCCCCAGAACTCGAGCATCAGCTCCGCTCATCCGGCGCAAACGCCCTTTTCACTTGTGTCCCTCTCCTTGAGACTGCTCTCACTGCCGCGAAGGCTGTCGGTATCCCTGAGGATCGTATCTTTCTTCTACCCGTGCCTGGCTTCGAGTCTAAGCCACCTTTCAAGTCAATCGATGATTTGATTGCAGAGGGCAAGGATGCACCTGAACTTCAGCCT
The window above is part of the Fusarium musae strain F31 chromosome 6, whole genome shotgun sequence genome. Proteins encoded here:
- a CDS encoding hypothetical protein (BUSCO:EOG09260JTZ~EggNog:ENOG41), which encodes MSYGKKDEDADLGLVKVDRTQVFQEARLFNSSPIQPRRCRILLTKIALLLYTGEKFPTNEATTLFFGISKLFQNKDASLRQMVHLVIKELANSAEDIIMVTSTIMKDTGGSTDAIYRPNAIRALCRIIDATTVQSIERVMKTAIVDKNPSVSSAALVSSYHLLPIAKDVVRRWQSETQEAAASSKSSGGFSLGFSTSSSQVPMNHSTMSQYHAVGLLYQMRMHDRMALVKMVQQFGAPGALKNPAAIIMLVRLAAQLAEEDASLRKPMMQLLDGWLRHKSEMVNFEAAKAICDMRDVTDVEVAQAVHVLQLFLTSPRAVTKFAALRILHNFASFKPTAVNACNPDIELLISNSNRSIATFAITTLLKTGNEASVDRLMKQISTFMSEITDEFKITIVEAIRTLCLKFPSKQAGMLTFLSGILRDEGGYEFKRAVVESMFDLIKFVPDSKEDALAHLCEFIEDCEFTKLAVRILHLIGLEGPKTAQPTKYIRYIYNRVVLENAIVRAAAVTALAKFGVGQKDPEVKSSVRVLLTRCLDDVDDEVRDRAALNLKLMNEEDDEMAARFVKNENMFSLPYFEQQLVLYVTSDDKSAFDSPFDIAKIPVVTREQADAEDRSKKLIATAPTLKAPKVGPTKPTGAEAVASASAQAQRYAQELLEIPEMKEFGSVLKSSPVIELTEAETEYVVSLVKHIFKEHIVLQYEIKNTLPDTVLENVSVVATPADEEELEEVFIIQAEKLATDEPGKVYVAFKKVGGEASLPISTFSNVLKFTSKEIDPSTGEPEDSGYDDEYEVAEFDLAGSDYVIPTFAGNFSHIWEQVGASGEEVTETLQLSGMESIADATEQLTKALSLQPLEGTDVPVNQTTHTLKLLGKTVGGGRVVANVRMAYSSKTGVTTKITVRSEEENVAALVIASVA
- a CDS encoding hypothetical protein (EggNog:ENOG41~BUSCO:EOG09264L6D); this translates as MKSVTRVPLRIAPRLVQRPAFVRPIHSTVLKAANVAPVVGTGPPPEPPIQPAENVHQRVARRRKQAEMLKNAKELRNASSGKGGGGLKKRFWKDVSVKEVDGALQVFLDTRPLRHPVSKEIVRIPITKPDLASALALEWDLLTSAQDATRHHLIPLTSLACRALDIAEADNTPGGEISEVRDAIATTLLRYLDTDSILCWNPPAGAHDLKNEAGESLRDVQKRTAEEIVSFLTTHVWPGITINPVLDGHSILPQSQAPGVREIVQGWITGLDAFEIAGLERATLAGKSLIAAARFVVEWTEGSVARGHLNPGKKFGVEEAAVATSLEVDWQTGQWGEVEDTHDVNKEDVRRQLGSVALLVSGTGLKA
- a CDS encoding hypothetical protein (MEROPS:MER0080922); this translates as MRWTTITTAAALLGGVDAISFPRSKAGKGYLSMHVGTVERNKNKQHDKRQDGDAIAVRLENKDFFYATDIEIGTPPQKVTVLLDTGSNELWVNPDCEEAQSATQYNQCLDFGQYDPRKSKTPPIGPFGGETLNYGDASDSSTHTSATIRYYTDLMTFGDSKLRNQTFGVLVESNGISQGILGLAPDLRAGFDGDEPYSLLLTSMADQGLINSRVFALDLRHSDDTEGALIYGGIDRSKYIGNLETRPIIRGEGGEYRLAVELDSLGVTISGDTENIRVSSSDSNVMLDSGTTLTRMHMSVARPILEALDAQNDGEGFYMTDCENRDLDGTVDFGFGDKIIKVAFSDFILELGPGTCYIGLVPTSDQQILGDSVLRAGYFVFDWDNKEVHLAQAANCGDEDIVAVGSGSDAVPSETGKCKSSDITATGRAATATGTGGSFPTSAYTTTYTITSCPDFERDCATGVVTTQTFSGRPTVTITAGAGSGGDDDDNAAWQPAPLSWVFAVIGGFALGVNLL